A genomic segment from Nematostella vectensis chromosome 6, jaNemVect1.1, whole genome shotgun sequence encodes:
- the LOC5509252 gene encoding uncharacterized protein LOC5509252 has product MESLPEEMIAHILSFFHQIYGKLLLLRTVCRKWKIIIDSSSVLWKHIHLDDTPDYFSGKRYLRFHGNLRVCLTRYKKYIHCIRADDQKFFENIEIRNLLVNLTNLRKLDIPILRWTRYFANTLLSRNLLKHVTIDDYQREGFYNIPEFSVRALQAGVRSWDMKSISRVLPSLEVLSLSCRRDKLIRLNIVSILGNLHLNELHLNVRPDMRRAGRVPIVGVPPLRELLHTQHANILTTLEIRCLPVSMNDAVLFTKGFKSLQHLTLGCISTTNEDNTTLELRSESLKILHLSFMRNCTIEILKCEMHCLEGIAITECYNITSLEIDARILLTLTLRNNCSLKNIETKCSRLSDMEVRNCACLKWKDFQKMLRENQGIKRMELADTESESIEVNERDAPNLRKLAISEADVVLKRVYIDCPRLEVLKMIGSSSPRKRPRGRHKGCSAFISSGSLRKVKILDVIYIERINIRCVSLKDLLVVRAGLLFSGNSLAIDLRAAESVGNIMLSDLALKQIHVYSPRIANLMLQSCCLATEKKGKCKVKIKCEVIEELRIIRSGIKRFTLNVPFVRSLTLDSCHRLAALDVDLTKVKNIRVERCPNLATHYQGLRNKNNGKNNEKNTGGNDDDSHDDEVDDDDDVDEVID; this is encoded by the exons ATGGAGAGTCTTCCAGAAGAGATGATTGCTCAcatcctttctttttttcaccaaatttaTGGAAAATTATTACTACTAAGGACCGTGTGTCGTAAAtggaaaataataattgaCAGTTCTTCAGTGCTTTGGAAACACATTCATCTAGACGATACCCCAGATTATTTCTCTGGAAAGCGGTACCTCAGATTTCATGGCAACCTCCGAGTCTGCCTGACAAGATACAAGAAATATATTCATTGCATTCGCGCGGACGACCAAAAGTTCTTTGAGAACATTGAAATCAGAAATCTTTTGGTGAATTTGACGAACCTCCGTAAGCTTGACATCCCGATTCTGCGTTGGACACGGTACTTTGCTAACACTCTTTTGAGTAGAAATCTCCTCAAGCATGTGACGATCGATGATTATCAAAGGGAAGGGTTTTATAATATCCCAGAATTCAGCGTGAGAGCATTACAAGCCGGTGTCCGCTCATGGGATATGAAGTCAATCAGTCGAGTCTTGCCATCCTTGGAAGTCCTCTCCTTGAGTTGTCGACGCGACAAGCTTATCCGGTTGAACATCGTCTCCATTCTCGGTAACCTTCACCTGAATGAGCTCCACCTTAACGTGCGACCTGATATGCGACGAGCGGGTCGAGTACCGATCGTGGGGGTACCCCCTTTACGGGAACTGCTTCACACACAGCATGCAAATATTCTTACAACTCTTGAAATTCGTTGTCTGCCTGTCAGCATGAATGATGCGGTGTTATTTACTAAGGGCTTCAAAAGTCTCCAGCATCTCACCCTTGGATGCATTTCTACAACAAACGAGGATAATACTACGCTCGAATTGCGGTCTGAGAGTTTGAAGATTTTGCACTTGTCCTTCATGAGGAATTGCACGATCGAAATCTTGAAATGCGAAATGCATTGTCTTGAGGGAATAGCGATCACGGAGTGTTATAATATCACAAGCCTTGAGATAGATGCCAGAATCTTACTAACTCTGACGTTGCGCAATAATTGCTCACTGAAGAACATTGAGACAAAGTGTAGCAGGCTATCAGACATGGAGGTGCGAAACTGCGCTTGCCTTAAATGGAAAGACTTTCAGAAAATGTTGAGGGAGAACCAGGGAATAAAGCGCATGGAACTGGCTGACACTGAGTCAGAATCCATCGAAGTGAATGAACGAGACGCGCCTAATCTACGCAAACTCGCGATCTCGGAAGCAGATGTCGTGCTAAAGCGAGTATATATCGATTGCCCTCGCCTTGAAGTCTTAAAGATGATCGGATCTTCGTCGCCAAGGAAGAGACCCCGAGGGCGTCACAAGGGCTGCAGTGCATTTATAAGCTCTGGGAGCCTGAGAAAGGTTAAGATTTTGGATGTGATTTATATAGAACGTATAAATATCAG GTGCGTATCACTGAAGGATTTACTGGTGGTCCGTGCAGGATTGCTGTTCAGTGGGAACTCCCTCGCGATTGATTTGCGCGCTGCTGAGTCAGTAGGAAATATCATGCTTAGTGACCTCGCCCTCAAGCAGATCCATGTCTACTCTCCACGAATCGCTAACCTGATGCTGCAGTCATGTTGCCTAGCAACCGAGAAAAAGGGAAAATGCAAGGTGAAGATAAAGTGTGAGGTGATAGAGGAGCTGCGAATCATCCG TAGCGGAATCAAGCGCTTCACACTCAACGTGCCGTTTGTCAGGAGTTTGACTCTAGACTCGTGTCACAGGCTGGCGGCCCTTGACGTGGACCTGACAAAAGTGAAAAACATAAGAGTTGAGCGATGCCCTAATCTCGCCACACACTACCAAGGGTTAAGGAACAAAAACAACggaaaaaacaatgaaaagaaTACAGGAGGCAACGACGATGACAGCCATGATGACGAGGtcgatgatgacgacgacgttGATGAAGTAATAGATTAG
- the LOC116616190 gene encoding uncharacterized protein LOC116616190: MTDAIVQSSIKNDNCARPLGVKRQHPRDNEKPDKPKQKAQEVNEKIINKTKEQNDCLIQAQQWMPIFKGFPVDPMGQTFLRMPHVCHTVQAEMRQENNAKVKRPMNAFMIWARLHRSTIAKRYPQANNAEISIRLGEIWNDLSSEQQKPYFDEATRLKDKHKAEHPNWVYQPRPAKRRALQLGTPGANGFLVGTIKDSQNASSHSFHMSEAQMFSMQGKSTLTQSLPRQSIPSATCSRSATSNYMSGHGQFDSTIDQELVKQILSESSESKDSRKSVDLRRSETADWIKGGYRTVESGSYSGNRMSVHEDLVREDAMLTSVEGTEDDKDLEYDNSELDKYLAGLDETIKKSLEKLNEAPDDLDLEESLSNQFSELDDDEEEDEL, translated from the coding sequence ATGACCGATGCGATTGTTCAGTCATCGATTAAGAACGACAACTGTGCCCGTCCTTTAGGAGTCAAAAGACAACACCCGAGGGATAACGagaaaccagacaaaccaaAGCAAAAAGCGCAAGAGGTAaacgaaaaaataattaacaagacaaaagaacaaaatgaTTGCTTGATTCAGGCGCAGCAATGGATGCCAATCTTCAAAGGATTTCCAGTCGATCCTATGGGGCAAACTTTTCTCCGGATGCCACATGTATGTCACACGGTTCAGGCAGAAATGCGACAAGAAAATAATGCAAAAGTTAAAAGGCCAATGAACGCATTTATGATATGGGCCCGACTTCACCGCTCTACTATCGCTAAACGATACCCACAGGCAAATAACGCGGAGATATCCATCAGACTTGGAGAAATCTGGAACGACTTATCAAGCGAACAGCAAAAGCCCTACTTCGACGAAGCAACTCGTCTTAAAGACAAGCACAAGGCCGAGCATCCTAATTGGGTTTACCAACCAAGGCCGGCAAAGCGCCGTGCTTTGCAACTAGGGACTCCCGGGGCAAACGGGTTTTTGGTAGGCACAATAAAGGATTCTCAAAATGCGAGTTCACATTCTTTTCATATGTCAGAAGCTCAGATGTTTTCAATGCAGGGTAAATCCACCCTCACGCAGTCCCTTCCACGGCAGTCCATTCCGTCTGCTACGTGTTCCAGATCAGCTACAAGTAACTACATGAGCGGACATGGGCAATTTGATTCCACAATAGATCAGGAGCTGGTAAAACAAATCCTTTCCGAAAGCTCTGAAAGCAAAGACTCAAGGAAATCAGTCGATCTAAGACGTAGCGAAACGGCGGATTGGATAAAAGGGGGCTACAGGACCGTGGAGTCTGGATCGTACTCGGGGAATCGAATGAGCGTTCACGAAGATCTGGTTCGGGAGGACGCTATGTTGACGAGTGTTGAAGGGACCGAGGACGACAAAGATCTGGAATACGATAACAGTGAACTGGACAAGTATCTTGCCGGCTTGGACGAGACCATCAAAAAGAGCCTGGAAAAACTTAACGAGGCACCTGATGACCTTGACCTTGAGGAAAGCCTGTCAAACCAGTTTAGCGAGTTAGATGATGACGAGGAAGAGGACGAGTTATAG
- the LOC5509253 gene encoding uncharacterized protein LOC5509253 isoform X1 produces the protein MPQSARSGVSSMAQKTLFVAVVVVFGASLCKADNFKFGFTRSKDWGWPGSCVDYSIKVTIPETTPLKLKVKSSFNQSAVVRIKQLKVKSLTCEGNTGSPTPVVTSREGNLNKIDTSIIDLGDVTVEPGSTCVVDFSAKLQLLDHPSLTHGETLWQSIGVEYLNMSVWAAQQAYRVMVAPATRPNLDITVQPMQAYTSDVIVGPNVVYHVKLAHNCESSAVAETSEIVLDIPDKLVYASFAANSGSLAVTKESSPATQLKFSAGLMNFTDVVDFNITFTFDSARSLADSKLHSFAVYVNLKYTSNTCSSPDKTFTGRVGPAPSWLFYSPATTCDDASGPTGNPTMSASSHASDGDPGRSLIVAGRGDVWKPKAGYKKDKNQYLQAKFPSRVKITRITTQGFGYANGTDVCYVKSLRLYYSDNGVDWKAYKIGSKYKTFNANKDGLKKTEIPLERHIEATYIRINPQDMMNEICLRVQIHGCTSSSPLPAFPAIPNRSVLVHGTNVYICNCWMSKDASDSCCYFTTDRGATWNNVDFRVKHVAFVDPTTNQVYGLGSKTAYLRNKAGKWQTITMATYDTAKALSTSVHGKSADHLGNYEGMPANPETADRLTASDSSIWGGGYWLDPPLIRRSHWSRNTHVSGYREHLGAKGFLALQRSCCLSVG, from the exons ATGCCTCAATCCGCAAGGAGCGGTGTATCTTCCATGGCTCAAAAAACCCTTTTTGTGGCAGTTGTTGTTGTATTTGGAGCATCTTTGTGCAAG GCTGACAATTTTAAGTTCGGTTTCACAAGAAGCAAAGACTGGGGATGGCCCGGCAGCTGCGTTGACTACAGCATCAAAGTCACAATCCCAGAAACCACTCCACTCAAACTCAAGGTCAAATCATCCTTCAACCAGTCAGCGGTAGTTCGCATCAAACAACTTAAAGTTAAGTCTCTCACCTGCGAGGgaaacacaggaagcccgacgCCTGTCGTGACATCCCGGGAAGgaaatttgaataaaattgACACATCTATTATTGATCTGGGTGATGTCACTGTAGAACCTGGCTCTACCTGTGTTGTGGACTTTAGTGCAAAG CTCCAGCTGCTAGACCACCCCAGCCTGACGCATGGCGAGACTCTGTGGCAAAGCATTGGGGTGGAGTACCTGAACATGTCTGTGTGGGCGGCACAGCAGGCTTACCGCGTTATGGTTGCACCTGCTACAAGGCCTAACTTAGATATCACCGTCCAGCCCATGCAGGCGTATACGTCTGACGTCATCGTGGG CCCAAATGTCGTGTACCACGTGAAGTTAGCACATAACTGCGAGTCATCAGCTGTCGCCGAGACGTCAGAGATCGTACTCGACATACCGGACAAACTGGTTTACGCAAGCTTTGCAGCCAATAGTGGCTCTCTGGCCGTCACCAAGGAGTCAAGCCCTGCCACGCAGCTTAAGTTCTCG GCTGGACTTATGAACTTCACAGACGTGGTAGACTTCAACATCACATTTACGTTTGACAGCGCTAGGTCCCTGGCAGACAGCAAGCTACACTCCTTTGCGGTCTATGTCAATCTCAAGTACACCAGTAACACTTGTAGTAGCCCAGACAAGACCTTCACAGGGAGGGTGGGCCCGGCTCCAAGCTGGCTCTTCTACTCCCCAG CCACTACATGTGATGACGCGAGTGGGCCCACAGGGAACCCGACAATGAGCGCCTCTTCGCACGCCTCTGATGGAGACCCTGGGCGCTCGCTGATCGTGGCCGGCCGCGGGGATGTTTGGAAGCCAAAGGCCGGATACAA GAAAGACAAGAACCAATACTTGCAAGCCAAATTTCCGAGCCGTGTCAAGATCACTCGCATCACCACCCAAGGGTTTGGCTACGCCAATGGCACGGACGTCTGTTACGTGAAAAGTCTGCGATTGTACTACAGCGATAACGGGGTCGACTGGAAAGCCTATAAGATTGGCAGCAAGTACAag ACATTCAACGCCAACAAGGACGGTCTGAAGAAGACCGAGATTCCATTGGAGCGTCACATAGAGGCGACATACATCCGCATTAACCCGCAAGACATGATGAACGAGATCTGTCTGCGCGTTCAGATCCATGGCTGCACCTCCTCCAGCCCGCTCCCAG CGTTTCCTGCTATACCTAACCGCTCCGTGTTGGTCCATGGTACAAACGTCTACATCTGCAACTGCTGGATGAGCAA GGACGCATCAGACTCATGCTGTTACTTCACAACGGACAGAGGCGCAACATGGAACA ACGTCGACTTTCGTGTGAAGCATGTGGCCTTCGTCGATCCGACCACCAATCAGGTGTACGGGTTGGGATCAAAGACGGCGTACCTTCGAAACAAGGCTGGTAAATGGCAGACCATCACCATGGCAACCTACGACACTGCTAAAGCCTTGAGTACTTCCGTTCATGGCAAGAGCGCTGACCACCTGGGAAATTATGAAGGGATGCCCGCCAATCCGGAGACTGCCGATCGCCTGACTGCCAGCGACTCGTCCATTTGGGGAG gGGGGTACTGGCTGGACCCCCCCTTGATCCGCCGCAG CCACTGGTCAAGGAATACACATGTCTCTGGATACAGGGAACACCTGGGAGCTAAAGGCTTCTTGGCATTGCAAAG ATCCTGTTGCCTGAGCGTTGGTTGA
- the LOC5509253 gene encoding uncharacterized protein LOC5509253 isoform X2 has product MPQSARSGVSSMAQKTLFVAVVVVFGASLCKADNFKFGFTRSKDWGWPGSCVDYSIKVTIPETTPLKLKVKSSFNQSAVVRIKQLKVKSLTCEGNTGSPTPVVTSREGNLNKIDTSIIDLGDVTVEPGSTCVVDFSAKLQLLDHPSLTHGETLWQSIGVEYLNMSVWAAQQAYRVMVAPATRPNLDITVQPMQAYTSDVIVGPNVVYHVKLAHNCESSAVAETSEIVLDIPDKLVYASFAANSGSLAVTKESSPATQLKFSAGLMNFTDVVDFNITFTFDSARSLADSKLHSFAVYVNLKYTSNTCSSPDKTFTGRVGPAPSWLFYSPATTCDDASGPTGNPTMSASSHASDGDPGRSLIVAGRGDVWKPKAGYKKDKNQYLQAKFPSRVKITRITTQGFGYANGTDVCYVKSLRLYYSDNGVDWKAYKIGSKYKTFNANKDGLKKTEIPLERHIEATYIRINPQDMMNEICLRVQIHGCTSSSPLPAFPAIPNRSVLVHGTNVYICNCWMSKDASDSCCYFTTDRGATWNNVDFRVKHVAFVDPTTNQVYGLGSKTAYLRNKAGKWQTITMATYDTAKALSTSVHGKSADHLGNYEGMPANPETADRLTASDSSIWGATGQGIHMSLDTGNTWELKASWHCKDPVA; this is encoded by the exons ATGCCTCAATCCGCAAGGAGCGGTGTATCTTCCATGGCTCAAAAAACCCTTTTTGTGGCAGTTGTTGTTGTATTTGGAGCATCTTTGTGCAAG GCTGACAATTTTAAGTTCGGTTTCACAAGAAGCAAAGACTGGGGATGGCCCGGCAGCTGCGTTGACTACAGCATCAAAGTCACAATCCCAGAAACCACTCCACTCAAACTCAAGGTCAAATCATCCTTCAACCAGTCAGCGGTAGTTCGCATCAAACAACTTAAAGTTAAGTCTCTCACCTGCGAGGgaaacacaggaagcccgacgCCTGTCGTGACATCCCGGGAAGgaaatttgaataaaattgACACATCTATTATTGATCTGGGTGATGTCACTGTAGAACCTGGCTCTACCTGTGTTGTGGACTTTAGTGCAAAG CTCCAGCTGCTAGACCACCCCAGCCTGACGCATGGCGAGACTCTGTGGCAAAGCATTGGGGTGGAGTACCTGAACATGTCTGTGTGGGCGGCACAGCAGGCTTACCGCGTTATGGTTGCACCTGCTACAAGGCCTAACTTAGATATCACCGTCCAGCCCATGCAGGCGTATACGTCTGACGTCATCGTGGG CCCAAATGTCGTGTACCACGTGAAGTTAGCACATAACTGCGAGTCATCAGCTGTCGCCGAGACGTCAGAGATCGTACTCGACATACCGGACAAACTGGTTTACGCAAGCTTTGCAGCCAATAGTGGCTCTCTGGCCGTCACCAAGGAGTCAAGCCCTGCCACGCAGCTTAAGTTCTCG GCTGGACTTATGAACTTCACAGACGTGGTAGACTTCAACATCACATTTACGTTTGACAGCGCTAGGTCCCTGGCAGACAGCAAGCTACACTCCTTTGCGGTCTATGTCAATCTCAAGTACACCAGTAACACTTGTAGTAGCCCAGACAAGACCTTCACAGGGAGGGTGGGCCCGGCTCCAAGCTGGCTCTTCTACTCCCCAG CCACTACATGTGATGACGCGAGTGGGCCCACAGGGAACCCGACAATGAGCGCCTCTTCGCACGCCTCTGATGGAGACCCTGGGCGCTCGCTGATCGTGGCCGGCCGCGGGGATGTTTGGAAGCCAAAGGCCGGATACAA GAAAGACAAGAACCAATACTTGCAAGCCAAATTTCCGAGCCGTGTCAAGATCACTCGCATCACCACCCAAGGGTTTGGCTACGCCAATGGCACGGACGTCTGTTACGTGAAAAGTCTGCGATTGTACTACAGCGATAACGGGGTCGACTGGAAAGCCTATAAGATTGGCAGCAAGTACAag ACATTCAACGCCAACAAGGACGGTCTGAAGAAGACCGAGATTCCATTGGAGCGTCACATAGAGGCGACATACATCCGCATTAACCCGCAAGACATGATGAACGAGATCTGTCTGCGCGTTCAGATCCATGGCTGCACCTCCTCCAGCCCGCTCCCAG CGTTTCCTGCTATACCTAACCGCTCCGTGTTGGTCCATGGTACAAACGTCTACATCTGCAACTGCTGGATGAGCAA GGACGCATCAGACTCATGCTGTTACTTCACAACGGACAGAGGCGCAACATGGAACA ACGTCGACTTTCGTGTGAAGCATGTGGCCTTCGTCGATCCGACCACCAATCAGGTGTACGGGTTGGGATCAAAGACGGCGTACCTTCGAAACAAGGCTGGTAAATGGCAGACCATCACCATGGCAACCTACGACACTGCTAAAGCCTTGAGTACTTCCGTTCATGGCAAGAGCGCTGACCACCTGGGAAATTATGAAGGGATGCCCGCCAATCCGGAGACTGCCGATCGCCTGACTGCCAGCGACTCGTCCATTTGGGGAG CCACTGGTCAAGGAATACACATGTCTCTGGATACAGGGAACACCTGGGAGCTAAAGGCTTCTTGGCATTGCAAAG ATCCTGTTGCCTGA